ttcaaaatcaaacaaCTAAACTGTGCAATTATTGAATAAAGTTGGGTTAGAACATAGATTCTGAAGAGTCTATGGTTAGAACCGCTCAGAGTCGCCTTAGATATAATGCACTTCTTTGTGAAGGGTAAAAGTGATAAAGAAGTTATAGCCGAAGGGTAATATTATCATCATTCTTGTGATGATCTAATTCATCAAGGCGTCAGGTTGTTACGCTAATTGCATCCACGTACAAATATCAACCTTGCGCAGGCCCGAAGATAAAAAATGAACTGTTTGACCTCCTGACCGGAAGTAATACTGGAAGGGTTTTCATTAAGGGCGACAAAATGGGTTGTCTTAAAACAAACTTATTGGTGAGTGATGGACGCCGGGTTTTATGGAACCAGGTCAATTTATGAAGCGTCTTCATCAGTCAAACGGACATGTCTCTATTATGCGGGATATTATGCCACAACGTTATACTCGAaatgatttttatgttatttgatGATTTGACAACTTGTACTGACACAACTGAATCATGACATATTTAACTGAAACATATTTTAACTGACATATGGTTGCTGTGAGATTTTATACTTTTGTAACCTTGATATTGCATAGAAAAGTAAGGCATTAATGTGAATGTGATTCTATTTAATAAACATCATGTGATGTAAATGAAGTACGTTTTattataatagagagcttgcgaaatgacgttacgttaactttaactttaacttctagaggaATTATacaggattatgtattcaaacccatcttggttttgaatacataatcctctataatcctctagaagttaaagttaaagttaacgtaacgtcatttcgcaagctctctattgtatCATATCTGGAACGTGCAATGATTATCTGCGACGCGACGCTACTTTTCAATTTTATGTTACTAATAATAGTGCCTGAGCATACGAACCACACCGTGGAACCACAGTTATATAGAATACCTTCCCTATTGAAAACAAATTAATCATTTGTGCATGTTTCAAATTAACTATATATTGTACTTTTGGTGAACAACAGTTGCTAATATGACTGCGAAAGCCAAGAATCGCGTTTCGAGTTTCTTAGACACATTTGCCTAACAACGTCTGTGTGTCTGAGATCGACAGATTGTGATTTGCACTGTCCCAAATAGACTTGGGTAGTGGTGTTTTGCTTTTCAAGTCATATGTGGGTGTGTTTAAACTTTCTTCTTCAGTTTAGCTACCGATAGGCAACAATCAGTGACCCAATGGGATCAATCTACACCAATAATGTGCAATGCAATTCATTGGTCAAAGCGCAATTGCTCATCGTTAGCGACCAAGTATAAATTCGTACACAAGATTTAATTAAGAAACCATGTTATACCTTTGCCGCCATAATGACCCCGATGATAAGCTGTAGTATGATAGCGACGATTACTAATGAGACGACACACCAGAAAAATCCATCTCTGTACCCGTATCCCATAAGAAGGGCAAGAACACCAACGTTTGCTTCAAGTGCGGAAGAGTCTAAGAACCCGGATGCTAAAATTTCCAATTTGGCGAGGTCATACGCCTCTTTCTTTTGTCTGGCGTGTATATCCTGGAAAagagaaaaatgcattaaaattcatgttataatatttataatttaGTCTACTTTCTAGACAgacaatatttatttttagaaaataaaacatttctgTACATAGCAATAGTTGAATATTATTGTCCATAGTCTGGTAAACCCATATTCTGCATCCGTAAAGGAGATTGCTCGACTAATGTCTGAATAAAGCGTTTGTTGGGTTATCACCTAATTATTTCtgtttacactgcaaaaaaatattttacttaacATTGAGTAAAAATGTCACAACTCAACAATTGAGTAAAAAGTtgctcaacattgagctcatgttgagtaattttttactcatttgttgagttgtgacctactAGTATATGAGcgcaatgttgagtaattttttactcaaactTTTTACTCAACtgatgagttgtgacctttttactcaatattttttgcagtgtagtttaATCCTTGCATTCAAAGAAATTATATTTATCAATGTTAATGTAGGTACCTTTAGTGGCTATCTACAGACTAGCATTTAAATCAAGGTGTCAAATATCTGCAAATTAATGTCATCTATGAAAGCGTCCACTTAAATGCATATGTAATCAAGAAATGTACAATTCATTTGAGCACTGTTCTATTTCACCATATTCGCCTTGGAATATCATACAACCATTTCTTTTCAACATACGATTTGATTTTATCATGTCTGTTTACAGCAGTGAGTCAATGTTACACATTCATGACATAGAAAATTTTCCAGCAGAttcaattaattaaataaattgagTTTGTCAATGAACGTGACTGTTACGTGTAAGTAAATAATAAAGTATGGTAAAAAATAGTGAAGAGTACCATTCCAGATCAGCAAAATGTCCAATGAGACATCCAACTGGATATGTATTAACAAGTGGCCACAAACAACCGACATTTTGGAAAGCCTCCGGGGAAACCCCAACCTTCCTGCCACTGGATTCATGCACAGATAGATGTAAGATAATGTTCAAGCCACTGATTGACTTGAGCACAGCTTTAAATTGAGTTCAGCCTTAAAGGTGCTAGCCATTGGTTCATACTGTTCAGTTAGACAATATTATATTGCTTGTTTGTCTTTGTGTTTGTATGTTTTGTTTCCTTCCTTTATTTACCGCAAAAGGCAAACATAAGGTCAGCCTTTAAGTGATAACagccataatgggctattccaattgaaatccatacccccctatggaagacatgacctttatttctcacacaaggggtgtatatttcaaatggtcacccattcaggtatcccaattcaaaattcacacttcctgtgtggataTATGACTTCCATAGGGGAATACCCCAATTCAGCCCTGAAAAACCTTGACGAAAAGCAGGGTGTAGCAAGAGTATCAAAGTTGCTGAACATGCCAAGCCATAAGTTCTGGTTTTCCATTGATGGAAAACACATTTTAGGGAAGTTTCTACTGTACAATGTACTTTGTTGGCTTAGTCTTAGGTTATGGATACATGTTTATCCAACGAATTTTCTTAGTTCAAACCAGCTGCGATATTTTGCGCTATCTTAACCACCATTGACAGCTCTAGTTCAATAGTAGGTAGCAATGGCTTATATGAATTTTATTGTCTGAGCTCTGGAATACTCTAAGGTACTGAAGCAGCACCAGGACACATTAAAACCAAATAGAGACTCATTGCAATGGCATAATTCACTAACTACATTCAACAAGCATAGCTTAAATGTTGACCTCACGCTGTGGGCTAATGAAATTATTTACCCCCTATTCGTTATGAAAGCAATAAATTGTGTTCGAAAAACTGTTTCGTCTGTACAGTGGTATTTGCAGATAATATCCTAGCGAAGACAACCCTTGGGATGGTAAAAAAGCAATACTGACAACAATAATTTACTTTAGCTACAATATATAGTCCCCAGTCtcaatggtcatgatggtgtatATTGTAAAAGAGTGGATTTTACGCATCGTCATTCTGAAGGCAAGCATCGATCTAATGTAATGAAATAGAAGATGGAATataggggcacttcgtgatccatagcctcatccttcaattaggcaaaaaaaacccaccaaaatcAGTGTCGGCCATCAAAATGTTgccttttttttagtttttagtttattatttttgtggttttttattactttttttcagtgtctaaatttcatttcaaagttaaatttggccaacaacgtTTTTCTTACGAAGATAATAATTACAGTAAACTCTTTAAACTCTGTAAACATTTATAACTATCCATTCAtacatcaatgtttccaataaactggGTGTCTTATGCCTGTAAGTAGGCAGTCGTTCTAATTGAATCAATATGGTGTATCTTGcatattgaaggtctgaagtgaagtaatgacgtatctttccacatgaccaatgttcattgcctaacAGGCCTATTCAGTAGTGAgtcataaaaaattatttttccgaCCGACCGACCTACCCCAAAAATCCAACtgaagggcaagcaaacaatttttttcttggccttagaaTGCTTAGGCATATCCAGAACCCCCGGATTATACATAATATTTGTGTACTTATTCTTGCAGAATCGGTTGTTTGACAAAGGCGTCATCCAATATGAATTCTCTGTCTGTTCACAGACGGCAATTACAACagtatcctatggggcattgtaaACATGCAATTATGCGTAACTTGCaaattcaatgggctattccatttaaaatccactacccctgtggaagatttgaggTACATTTGAAACTAAATCTCCCGCTGTGGAAGATcatcaggttgaatctttctcagagggtgtatgaatttcaaatggagctgcctaatgtgtaaattctatttgaaattcacattccccctgtggaagatatttccaaaatcttccacaggaggagtgtggattttaaatggaatagcccaatgtccgaatcaactgatatttttaaaataagatattttcattaatatattaaaccataccctaaaagtacgaggatgctagaatcacaaagtGTACCTTTAATAGAATGAATAAGCTATACGATTTCCTGATTGAGCGAACTACTTAGAAGTGACTTATTCAGATGAACTAGTTTTCAAGGTcaaatgatggtcacagaatgtGTAATATCAGCAATTTGCAAGGTTAAATTAACTAATAAGTCTGTTAAAATATGTCGCGGTTATATAACATGTATTAAACAAGGACTATACAATAGTATACATCTGCGTCGGGTGTGCTGTTATTGCCGATCCCTTATGGAATGAATAAGATAATTTCCTAAATGAACTAGAAATGACTTAATGAGATGAACTAGTTCTCAAGGTCATATTTTGGCTGGTGTAATAAGTTAACGATTTGTGATATCTGCAATGACAAGCTTTATAAAATATCCCGTATATGCCCTCTTCTATTTGTAAAACTATATAGAAAACAATGACATCTTGCACCTGATGTTCTAATGTATAATTAAGTTTTCATGGTCAAATTATTGTCACAGAATGTGTAATAATATCAATTAATGATTTGTGATATTTGCAATTACAAGCTATACAGAATAGTCCGTATGTGTCTTCGTCCAGAAAATAATGACACCTTGCACCTGGTACTCTGATGCACaagttttcaaggtcaaattatgGTCAAAGAATGTGTAATATCAATTAATGATTTATGATATTTGCAATTACAAGCTATACAGAATACTCTGTATGTGTCTTCGTCTAGAAAATAATGACACCTTGCACCTGGTGCTCTGATGCACaagttttcaaggtcaaattatgGTCAAAGAATGTGTAAtatcaattaaaggagtatttcgtgatcctagcatcctctttttatgacatttttcagtacatattcacgaaaaaagcatattcccaaaatttcagttgtttccgatattgcgtttgcgagttatgcatgattatgtgtattacactgctccatagacaatatgttgtaatttcgttctggtgcaccagaacgaaattcaaatttcacgatatctttgctaaacgaattaatctgcaagaaatattttgtacataaacattatgtagccagaggtttccagtgatataaaaatctcaacttttttgagaaaagtggggatgaggctgtggatcacgaaatgccctttaatgattTGTGATATTTGCAATTATAAGCTATTCAAAATATTCCGTTTATGTccttttctattatgtaaaactATATAATAGAAAAAAAATGACATCTTGCATCTgattttctaatgcataattaaGTTTTCAAGGTCACATTATCGTCACAGAATGTGTAATATCAATTAATGATTTGTGATATTTGCAATGACAATTCAAAATATTCCGTATCTGCCCTACTAGTTGGATAACTATAGATCAATGTCATTTTGCACCTGATACACGACCTGCAACCTAGTCGTTATATAACAACGTAGCCTATATAGGAAGAAAAATATCCTTGGGTAAGAACACCTGTGTGATGCTggtcgccctgatatttaagagttttacatgtaggccttttttaaatacattttagccGATTtggcggtcattatactttttcaataaccttCATTTGCGTCctcgtatttaaaagttattatctgcaAGTGATTGGATCGCTCTTATTAACTAACATGCAATGGAAATGTACAGCCATTTATAAAGTTTGTCCATATAATCTGTCCATATCGAACTTCTTATTGCCCACTGCCCATGCAGATTTGAAGCTATTCCCTGCCACCCGAAGCACTCCCGTATCCTGTATACAATCAAATAGCCTTTCTGTGACTCAATGATAACGCACGTATATCTGGCAAGATGTCAaacaattttcaaacctttcttTGATTTTGTGGGGGTTGATTTGAGATGTGTTCAAAAACGATTTGTTGATGAGTATTTGCCAATATATTCCTACATGGCAAAAGTACATTTAGTAATTATAAAGAGAGAGGGAGAGTGTAGTGTTCGTTAACAAAAATATAAGCCATTGTTGCTCATAAAAACATACGTGATAACTTTTGTTTGGAGAGGGAGTATAATTATCCTGTTTTCAAAGACCCAATCTATTCATACACGTTGTTACAAGTTACTGAATCTTATTTGCCCAGTTGTAGATCTACCCTTAGTGAATGTTGAGGGTTTACCAGACATGCCAGATGATAGTCTATGTCAAACTTTAGCTTGCTGTGGAAAGTTACTAAATACGCTTGTACTTTATCAGATCAAGCTGCCAACGTTTAACATTAGATTGATATTACTTTTCTGATATATAACTTACCGCTATGTGTCAGGGTCcttcttaacatgcttaaaaactACAATTTACGCGGTTATAAAATACGTTTCTTAGCAACAGAGTATTgcactcccagcaaacacaaaacgttttacaaatggATGAagtcttgtaggtgtagactttatattgaatggtttgcttcgtccatgttcaagggcaaaaagtacatattatGAGGTTTTTTCCCGCCCATGAAGTGACGATATTGTTAAATGACATGTCAATTGCAACACAGGCAAATGCTCGCCAAGACACCATCGTACATATACGTTGTAGTAAGTATGGTTATCATTCGAGGTTTCTTTCTAAATACACTATGTTCACTATGTTCACTATGTTCGCCCTTAATGTTCCTATATTTCAGTTGGGTAGTGAGCCAATTCTAACACAGCGAACTTCCTTTAATACTCAATCAAAACTTCCGCTGCTGCTGCAAGAACTGCTTTCAAGAAAGCTACGATTATTGTCTCACCCACCCATTTTGCACTTACCATACTTGGGTAGGGTTCTGGGTCTACTATTTTATCAGGTATTGATGATGTTGTTGGCTCCACGCTCATATCGTTGTTACGTCACTATTTCCACTGGGTTCAAGTGTCACTGAAAGAAAATTATGTTAAAAGAAGTTGTTATATTTAGTTAGCTgcgtgtaaaattgaaaattagaaACTTGTATTGTGTTTCAATGCTGCTGCAATCTGAAATGTACGAGGCAATCCGAAATTCAAACATTTAGAGGTTGCGATTGTCAAACGTACGTATCTTACGCCCGTCTATTCACAATCCCGTCACAGGAAAATGATTTTGAATAGACGTACGTGCGCATATAcgtgcgtttggaaatcgcaacctctctattaaTATTGCATGGCTGACGTCCTGACGAAACTAAACATGGTGGTCTACGTTTTAACTCTAACATATTTAAGTTATTTATAGATTCTGTTGGAACCTTTGATATAGAAAATCTTTGTAACAATACCATACCATTGGAGGGGGCAGGGGGAGGCGAATCGGCCTAACACATTAATATTCaatattgtttttgtgtttattcatgaaatttgatgtttAAACACATATTGTTGTGGTTATTCATGCTCAATTATGTCCTCTTTTTCTCATCGTTTAACAGCTTTAACATCTATATTGCTTGTAAGTGAgtattcataaatactttggtggggtggaAAATATAGGGGGATCAAAACAATTTCGGGTCCCAAAATTTTGAGGTTTGCGCACTTAcaaatttgggtgtaacactatgactctaTGAGTAATAAcacatttttagccaatgagtaaataacatatattttggttTCTTGTTTAGGACAAGGGGGGATCAAAACAATTTTAGACCATAACAAAAAGGGCGGGTCGAAAAATCCACCCTTCTTTAGGTAtcatcaaaacaattttgatgtccgaggttccaacttttcaaCACCCcccccaagtatttatgaactCTCTAAGCAAACGTCTAGTTTGACTGTACGAGTCCAGGCGCCAAATCAAAGCAGAAGCATGTCTGCAAAAGAATCCTACTCACAAATTTAACATTATAAAAGTTTCAAAAATACAATGTAAAATTTTATGTTAAATATATATTAAACTGAACGTTTTTAATGAATTAGATATACTGTGGCTACGACAGGCTGTTGTTATCCATGTGGAATCCTCACAATTAATCACATCCGTTAGTCTGTCATCTTCAGGCATTTTTAGCACTTATAGTAGAAAAATAATTCCTTTTTCATTCAAGCCTGTCTCTTTGTAGTACACTATTCCTTATTCATTATTACTTGTATGTTTGTTTCACATTGGAAATAAAATTAGGTTTCAAGTTTTGtggtgttttttgtgtgtgtgtgtgtgtgtgtgtgtgtgtgtgtttttaattATTGGTTTAAAATTAGGTTACAAAAACCAATGAGTGAAaacagaaaatatcttaaaagctTGTTGTCAACACTGGAATGATTGAAACTTTTGGGCCTTTGGATGGGAAAAACTTGGCGAATCCAACTCTGACGtcagatttatgtaaaaatgttcCATTTGGAGAAAATTATAAACCATGATTCCAatataggtgtaagttgggatggtaggtaaacattacaaatatgccaaaggTTTGAAAAAAGTGAACAATTTAAGGCATCCTTTTGAAGGAAGCTGTCACAAGTCGCAATAGTCGTTGATATCCATTACGTAGTTGTAAGTAATCTTTATTAATTCGCCGGACATCATGGCCATTAATGTCCCTGCAGACTGTCCCCAAAAGAAAAAAGATTCAGGATTCTGTTTTAAAGAGATTATATGATTAAAGAGAAtacacccgatgacccccttctTTAAAAAGTCATACGACTACCCTTTTAATGTGCGGTTACCCAATGTTTTTTTCTagaattgtatcatcaaaatgccaaaaaataatgcggaaactttcaaattctcttatttcagcaaatttgtattgtaaatttgatatGGAACAAGATATATAATTCTgctccatttaaaaaaatattctaCCCGGTGATccttaaaaaaattaatacccaataaacaactttaaaaaaattatacccAGTGATCCCTCTTGCCACCTATTTGTGCCAAATGAcccacccccctttttttaaataataaaaacaacgttttgtactgataggCCCCTTATTATAgacacatacccgtcacttctaaagttgaatgCTCTCattgcccccaccccaccctgggggttattgatcatgttgatcataaAATGAGGTCAATGACAAAAACTTACTTCAGATTAAAAGCATTTGTTTTTGAAAGAGTCCATTATTCATTTTCAATCATTATAATTACATTAATTTATATTGTACTAACGCATAATTCTGGAACAGAGAGtttgtttcaaaaatattttaaatgagaCAAAAAACAGACTTTGTTCATACTTCTAAATCGAAGTACACTTTACATCAAAAAATATTATGCCAATATCAAACCAATTTCCCCAACTTCTATTTCTTTAATCATTTAAATTTCCTGATAGTGGTAAGCGAATTACCCAGAAACTTTTAAAAGAATGATGGTGCCCTAGGCTTGTAATGCTATTGAACATATTCGGGAAATGCTCTTGTTTGGTTAAGAATTAGGGAAATATAAACGCCAAGTAAcattctcataaacatattgaacaTCGTCATCAAAGAACGCTAATTCACGGATTTTTCTAAGTTACGATTTGACATGTTTCTTATGATAAGAAATTAAATTACATGATAAATTCATTCACAAGCATATTAGATGTGTGAGTTTGGAATGCTTATAGGTATTAATATGAAATACTGTTAAAGGCCATTCAGTGAtatgctcatccggacaatcgtaaaaatcatcaaaattcagattttggaacctttgtcattgtcatagatatgcAAACATAgactgctagtggttcagccgaatgccgtgtatttaagacaaaagaaggcatttacatgaaatttgtaatttatatactgacagtatataaattagctacatgtatttgaatgggacccCAACTTTGACAATACTACTGTCTtcatcattttttgccaaatcttttcattaaaaaattacctatgacttatccttcactttaggcaatttataaacaattctaatttgtttgcactttcgctgggatcactgaaaagACCTTATACGCGTTATTTAAATCTGCTGATCAATGTGGTACTTCATTAGCTGCGGCAAAGTATAATATGTTGTGGTCAGAAGGATGCAGAATCAAGACAAAATCCACAGATAAGAACTCCAGACTACAGGTGTCAAAACCAATATAAATGTAAGTATAAATACGGCAACAAAATGAACAAAGTCATTGTCTTTTTGAAGTGCACCAGTGCACGtattaaaaatgtcagaattgtaaattttcatgaccatatttggaatcagcataaaaatatattaaaatgagtacaaacaagcatagaaTTGGTTATGTGGTACTTGAGAGACCttttgacattttgagaaaatatcttaaaactttttgatgttgaagcctatggctagcacgcagagcattaaggtatCCAATGGTTTTTTACTCCATCTTTACAATATGTTTAAAGGTATTCCAAATAGTCGAGTTAAAAAAACTTCGTCAACCCACCACTTATTGCAATAGCCATTTCGCCAAAGAGCTCATACAAAAGCATATTAAAAGTCTAAGTAGTGGAACattgcataatttgcatattttgccatcaaaatttgtattatatcgcgaattaaaaaagaaattaatatcaggacatttctcgtattcacaatgcaattcgatatgactgCCTTCAAGTTACTGCATAATACTTATTATACAGCGTAATGTACAGCAAATCAAAAACTTTGCCGGGTTGATCAAAGGTCATTGGCTGGCTCAGTTCAagtctttgattttgttttcgtAATAATGCATTCTTTCATCGAATATGTAAGTTAATCCATCTCTTTGTCAACGTCCATTGTATGGAGTTTTCTGTATCTGGTCAATATCTGCTCACCTTTGTCATTCAAACAAAAGATACGACACAAAACATTACGCCTATCCGTTTGGGTGTCTTTAATTTTCATTAAGCCAAGCTGTCAATCAAACCTTGTAACTTAACAACCGCTGTCAATCACTCTTTGTGACTGGACAATGTGGCATTCACGAAATTTTCTGATGagccattgttatgtatcacaACAAATTTGACCTGAGCCATATCGAGAATGTCGTCTGGCAACTCAGCTGAGACACACGAGAGTGTTGTCTGGCAACTCCAGATCATGGTgaaataacaacaattacaacaaTAATAACAGCAACATCGACCATaatcaaatttttgttttgatgcaaacgaGCAATGTTACCCAACTtcctcttttctccttttttgatGCTCTTGGTGAGGTCTTTAGAGCATACgaacaacaaaaaacatttatGTTCCCATTTTTTCAAGGTCAACCCATACATTGACTAGTCTACTATATGAGGGAGACACATGATAGAGTCAGAATCACAATGCTTTCAACTCCTTTAGTATAACTGCAAGTAATAAACCATGGAATAAGGAAATCCGGACAAACACATGCGGAAATCTACTCGTATAAAAAGTGAACAGAAAACCATCACGTAATCCAAGTTTTAGTGCGAAAGAgttatcaaataaatcaaaataacaCTCGGATTTATTGAATACTAAGGAAATTCTGAAAAGGTCAGATGCCAAATATACAAATAAAAATCTCATGGGGTTTattgaaataccgtaaaaccccgtctacaaggatatacctaagaaacgccctcaataaaattggttgcttgttgtatttggagtttgagcaaatatatactggcactgggtggctatgcattccatctaagtatgttgtaacaccaatcaattgtattgacataaaaacgactgtttcgtatatcaggatcgtatagctcaattgatagagcgtcagactttggaactgatagacttgtttcaagtcctttggcgtccgtAGTTAGTGAACGttaaattcatggaagctttaccacatcttccaaaaatttcaaaagtttcaaaattttgaagtTATTCTTTCGAAATAATTATTTTCCAGCATAACTTTGTAAtaatctatttgacatttgaattgttaggccagatagtggacttcttatcttactttactccaggcatactgtgcactgcaggggtagtgtttgagtaGAATGCCCACCATGCCCACAAGGCACAAATCCTCCCCAGCTCATGATGTAGCCAGCGCCaacacaaaaaatctgacctgactaaaaagtTGAGGAGTCCAGTTCTACCACTGATTAAACAAGTGAGtcctatgaagagcatgaatagagacaAAGTAAGGAGAAAGTCTTGATCAAGGCTATGGAACTGacgacatgctgaagagagcatggtccgggcaccggttccgttttttcattctcgtttaattttaactttttgacatgttctttttatctttcttcaaatctacctttctacttttaattttaggtgcgtttttttttgtttttgttttttttatagtttttatagttttttttagtaattttgtggttttatagaaactagtaaaagcatttattctaaataatagcgaaacccacggttagacagatgtgttgtaactacttgtctgtcctcgtctttgcaataaaacctatgttgcacctttgtgccatcccaattcttgaggaatggtaggtagggtgcgtttttggcttaagcacgattttgtttctacttgaaatgaactcaaaataaatattgttctgttgccacaattgcagttttttcaataaaaaaatagatgaggaataataattattccatatttgaatctattgtcccatcaagaatagagtgtcttcaaaaacttcaatcaattcatctgacaaaggaaactattctggtcattcaattttgtttcgcttgcacctgttatatcacaggcgttggtagagaaggcacacttctcttgtcttcaccgaagtagtgatgtaaacactaacatgattaat
This DNA window, taken from Amphiura filiformis chromosome 16, Afil_fr2py, whole genome shotgun sequence, encodes the following:
- the LOC140136162 gene encoding uncharacterized protein, whose protein sequence is MSVEPTTSSIPDKIVDPEPYPSMDIHARQKKEAYDLAKLEILASGFLDSSALEANVGVLALLMGYGYRDGFFWCVVSLVIVAIILQLIIGVIMAAKYRATLGMEEQHDKALRSDAKELDPPSCWHRPKRLQFFAAIMLMILNIVNVFIIAFAGQIKGGSPDDAPPPTAATVA